TCTGATCTCTTGGAAAGACAAGGAAAATGAAACATCACACTAGTTCAACAACTTTTCATTTCCTTGGATGTTCGACATATTTTAGCCATACATTTAACTCCATTTGAACATTCAGAGGCACTATACAAAGCATGGAAACTACATTGTAAAAAGTAGATACAATGTAGCTAAATCTAAAGATTGTTCTTTACCCTCATCATCAAGTCAAGTGTTATCTAAATGGTGGAAATCCTTTTGGGGATTAAATACTCCATGCAAAATTTTACACTTTGCATGGAGAAGTTTCCAAGAAATTTTACCAGCCCTAATGAGCCTATATAATCGAAGTATCACAACTCTTAGTGTTTGTTCAATTTATGTTTTTAGGGTTGATTCTAATGCGCATGCGGTTTTCTGGTGCCCATCCGCCAAAGAAGTTTGGTATTATGAGGACTACATTTTCTTCTCACATAGGAAAGAAGACATTTCCTTCAAAGAAATTCTATTTTATGCTTCAAAAATCTTAGAAAAAGAATCTTTTCATAAAATATTGATTGTAGCATGAGCCATATGGTTTGAAAGGAATAAAAGAACACATGGACAACCAGTAAGACATCCATACCAGATGATTCAGTGGATAACAATATTATGAGACAATTAAAACTGCACAAATTCTGACTGAACAAACTGTTTTACATCAAAAAATTTCAAATCAAAGAAAAGAGGATTCAGGACATCATCTGTTTACTTTGTTTGTTGATGTTGCGATCTCAAATCATACAAATATGATAGGTTTTAGAGTAATTATTTTTTCCTCAGATAAAAAAGTATTGACAACCTTATCAAAACCTTTGAAAGGTATTAATGTGTCTTTTTAAAAATTTCAATTGATTTGGACTAATATCAAAAGATAGCTAGATCCTTGAATCTTATATAAGAAACAATTTGGTTTAGAATTACTTATTATACGAATCTAACCAAAGGGCCTTTCATTAGCTATAGTTTCTTCTAATTCTCCTTCGCTTGTTTTGGCTTTAAACAATAACACAATCTACAATAATGAACTTGGTTTTATCTTTGCTGATATTAGAGCTTTATTGTCTAACTTTCAAGCGCATCTCATTCTCATGTTTGTCCTCAGTTTAATAGTGCGACTCATGTATTGGCTAAGCATGCTCTTAGACTAGATGACAAGTTTTGCTGGTTGGAGGAAATTCCTCCACCCCTATTTGTACTCTATTCTAATTTCTATCCgaataataataaatacaattCCTAACAAATTTACTTAGGGCTAAGTGAAGGTCCTTTGGTTGAGTATTCTATTTTCTAAAAGAATTCTTAACTTAATTTCATTAATAGTTTctaatatttgattattttgtGTTGCAGGTATCTTATCGGTCTTACAAATGAAGCTTTTGTTTTCTTTTGAGGGTAGCTTTTTTGAGTTTCACTTTCATTTGATGGCTTTGAACATTATTTCAAATTATCAAAAgcaattgttttattattatcaTATGTAAACTATTTTGTCTAAATTTATGAGAATATCTACATATGCTCTTTGGCTAGACAAGGAGTTTGTGTTGGTCAGAGGATAATCCTCTTTCAATTTTGTACTTTTTATCTTCTAATTTTTCTCTGAATAAAGTTAAAATTATTCCTCACAAAAAAGAAGTTTTATATAACAAATTGGATAATTCTTAATAaatatagataattaaatgaaaatatttttttttgacaatGGGGAGAGGGCATTTGAATTGAGACCTTCTCTTTGTTAGGGGAGATGTAATACCATTAGACTAcgataacaaataaaaataaacattacatAGAATCTTAATGATAAATTTATGAAAAATTTATTTCAATAATAGAACAATCTTACTTTcatattatatgattttttttccgGTGAAAATTTGTTAGAGATTAGAAAGACTCCATTTAAATGAAaacaaaattattgttttaattataTTAGGAATGATTGTGtactaaatttaaaattttataaatataattaaaagttttaaaatGTACATTTTAATGTTTTACTTTATtataaatatgtaaaaaaaattagaaatgtAGTGTTTTATACCGGATAAatgtatataatttttaaataatattttgtaaaatatatttttagtaatTTTTCACAAAATAACTTCCAAACATGTTAGGTGTGTCAGGAATGCCATCatgcaaatatatataatatataagatTTTTCTTTTTGTTCCCCTACCGTGAATGATTTTTAGTGCAATTTTTTTATATCTGTGTTTATtctagttatttagaacatccagcaaattttggaaaattttacagTGCCGAAACAAGATACAAACAGAtcattgcacgcgtgactaatttgttttatgcgcatggaaaacatgtttgaatctagttttcgatactgtaaattattctgaattttgtaaatatttgtagcatgttctaaataactacaacatACATAGTTATAAAAAAATTGTGCCAAAAATTATTCATGGTAGGAGAACACAAAAAAGGTGCATTGGTACGCTTATTTTTCTAGCTCCTACCATTAAAACACTCCtgatatctttatatattataaatgagtttaacataaattaaattaaataaattataaattataaaatcatctaaataaggtaaataaattaaaaaatactaaataaaatataataaaattatctaaataaaataagtaaattgaaaataaaattaaaaaaataataaatgagtcataataatttctaatcacatatttaatattttttaaattaatcttAGCCTAATGAGAAAATaacttgaaattaaaaaaaatcattttgccACATCACCAAAAATGATATTTCGGACATGGTTTTGAGATTTTATTTTCACCAACGAGAAAAGCAAATATTACATAtaaatctcttctatataataagtgagtagataacggaaattttttgttttaacgatattttatttttttaatgttaactttaacaaaatattcttatatttaaacaaaataaaataaataattaaaaaaattaaaatagattatttttgagatattttacaacgataattatttaaaaataataaataattaaacaaattaaaataagatatttttagaatattttataataataataaatttaaaataataatacattttacaacttaaataaaatataattaaacttaaactcacttattataataatatcatattaaacatataatataatctactataaattagaaataaattatttttaaaaaaaaaactaacaagaaaCTTACATTTGAAGTtcacttataatatttaatattacattaaacatataatatataatttcttatattgtcactctcaaatttaaaaactaaaacaaacaactcaaacaaaaataaataaattatttaattaaaatagaatatttgtttcaaaatttatataatattaatataaatttaataaaaataataacaaatcctataaataaaactaaacaaaacaattaataaattctataaataaaactatgcATTCGTACTAGTACATATATCATTGTTGGATAGGCGCAGCATATATATAacaaaaacaagcaaacaaaaaGAGAAATTTATGGTGGAGCTGAGAATTGCACTTGTCAAAATGTATATTTTTAAGCGCAGTTACAGTGTTGAATGTAGCTCATGAAAATGGTTACTTGAAAGGAATCCAGAATGTCACCTTAAAGATAGAGCAACTACTACAAACTGGGCCGAACAAGTAGCTTTAACAAGTTGGCCCAACCTCATAAATCATCATTTATCCATTTAGATGCTAATTGAATGGAGTCGGCCAACATCTGAAATCAAAGTTTGCATACTAAAGTAAATCATTTTCAAGTAGCACGGCACATGATTTGAAACATTAAATTCAAGTTCTGGATTTCTATTTTGGATTATCCACCAGTCACCATTTTAATGAACTATATTGGATTTCTTGTAATACTCGAATATGCCAGAAGTAATTAACTATATTTGGTTACCATATCCAGTATGTAACCAAATGTATTCCTCAAGTTCTGCTCCCCGGAAAGAATAACTCTACACAATTTTCCTTCACTTTGAAGTGAAAATTATGTATTCTGTCTTTTGATTCAGCCCCATCATACGTACCCCTGTTCAGAACTTTCAACTGCAACAATAAAGGATCCAATCCAAACTTTTGTTAAATAAGTTGTAAACATCTCTAGATAAAATCTTGGTAGTAAAAACTAAATGTTACTGTTAGCACCATGTAATTGATACAAGGATAGAGATTGTAAGGATTTATTGATAAAACTAATAGCGAGAACTTTCTATATGGCAACAACATCAAGAACAAAAATGGTTGTTATAAAAGgtttttttttgacataatgataattCTGAACTTCAAGTTTGGGAAGCTATTTTGGTGCTAACGGCTAATCCATATAAAATCTAATAATAGGACATATAAAATTTTACAGCACCATATTTACCTGTCCATGCACATCTTTGGCCAACCCAGTGGTCAACGGCTCGGCTTTTATCAGAATTCCTGCCAGATACTCCATTTGTAAAACAAGTGTTGGCCTCTCGGTGCTCGAATAGATATCTTCATGGTTCAGTGCAACTAAAGAACAACCCTATGAAGGGAAATGCAAAGAAAGCATTAATAACACAACCCAAAAAAGAGAAACCATTACAGGTAAACAATGCAGGGCAATGGTTGACATGTCTTACAAGTTCAGATGTTAAAGTGTGACAGTAATGTAGAAAGTCTATGACAAGATTCATAGATCCTCTTGCAGCCACCTCCATAAGAGAAATATCATCTATCATAATGGTAACAGAGCTCTTCCTTTCTTGAGGTAAGGCACTTATAACCTTCTGAATTTTTCCAAAAAGAGTTACCAGTGCActtctcctcttttcttcttctgcTTCATCTGAAGAATCAATTAGTAGTTCCATCAAAAACAAAAActagagaagaaaaactatcaccTTTTATCCTTTGAAAAGGTTGAATCCTCAGAAGCAAAAAGGTTTCACTTACAACTAACAAGGTTCGTTGAAGAATCACATAAAATTGCTATGTTGACCCGAAAAAAACAATATGAGAGTTAATCAAGGTGCTTATAACAGGACTATTCACGTACATGCCTAATTCTAACTTCTAAATACTTCGACGATCCCATTACTTTACCATTTTAAAGTTTCAACAGTCTACACTCAGTTACGACAGTGAAAGGGTAGAGAAAGCTTATTTATACCTGAATTCCTCACCTGGACATTCCCACATAAGCATGTCAAAAAAGAAGAATCTATTATTGTCCCTTTGAGCAGCTAAGTTG
The Humulus lupulus chromosome 6, drHumLupu1.1, whole genome shotgun sequence DNA segment above includes these coding regions:
- the LOC133782189 gene encoding elongator complex protein 6; protein product: MEHGASSTLLDEAVGSLAGRLLLLHDSVETTAAFLLHHFLKRCLSPHSLNAVVFISFAHPFSHYDRILRKLGCNLAAQRDNNRFFFFDMLMWECPDEAEEEKRRSALVTLFGKIQKVISALPQERKSSVTIMIDDISLMEVAARGSMNLVIDFLHYCHTLTSELGCSLVALNHEDIYSSTERPTLVLQMEYLAGILIKAEPLTTGLAKDVHGQLKVLNRGTYDGAESKDRIHNFHFKVKENCVELFFPGSRT